The segment TACCATTTCAGAAGAATGCTTCCTTGTAACTTTTACACGTTGCTGGATTAGCGTTTCTATGTTTGGAAGAATGCTTTCGTTATGTTAAAGTGATAATGTCTTCAGCCCTGAGTTGCACATGTAGTTGATAGTTTAGCTGACAAGGCAGCGCTTGTATCATGAATTCATGATGCCTTTGATTTGATACATTTAAAGATGCTATCAATTTAACACTACAGAGTTCAGTATGTTAATACTATTGAAACAGCGTACCTGAATGCATGTTCGCTGCTTATACACGCATACGTCAGAACTAACCTGTCAAAGAAACACAACACAGAGCTGCAAGTTGGTCGGCCCAGTTTGCAGAGAGACAAATGTATGATTTCATCTCTTTCGGCAGAACTCTGAGGAGCTTTGAAAATCAAAATCATACAGACAATAAAAGAAAAACGAATGTCTATGAAATCAATAGATGAAAGGATCATTTCCCTGATTTGAATACCGCCCTCCTTAAAATAGGATATCTCTCGTCGATGCGTCCTCCTTCACTCACACACGACTCGTTAGTCCAAAAAAATCATGTGCTAAAGCTCAGCAGATCTTACTCTTCCCCAGCACTCATGCATCTCTTATTCAGGAACAACACAATAGTTTACCGAGACAGCTTCACTCACAGGTGTAAGACTCACACTGCCAGCCAGCTTTGCAGTTCGTTACTCATGCCACTAGCAAGCTCACTTTTACTCTTGCAAAAAAAAGCAAGCTCACTTTTACTCTTGCAGTACAGCTTCACAGGGAAATGACATAAACATTTTGGCTTGCAGGCAGCCATCGACAGGCAGCACTACTGGATTTCAAGCTATTCCCAAGCATAGGCAGTAGACACTTCAGAGCTTTTCCGAAGATGGATGACAGGAGGTGTTTCCAAGAGCAGAGCCAAATGTTAGTCCTCTTTTCTTTATCCCCCAAATGTTTCCTAGAGTTGGTATTGGATAGAttgttgtctttctttatttgctCTTCCTTTTTGTTTTTCCTCCTATTGGATAGTACATATTTATTTTATAATAGAAAAATACCATGGAAAAGTTATTCTATGGTTCTTGGGTCAAAAAAAACTACGATGGCAAGATTTTTAAAGATTGAGTCAAAATCTTCCATAACGTCACAACTAGAAGAACTCCCCATCCTTCTCATGCTTCCTCTTGCTGCAAATCCAAGTAAAGAAAAAACAAACATCATAGGATTCTATCTATTGACAGGCAAAGAAGAACCTGAAAAAGCCACAAAAGAAAAATGAAATCCTCTTTCTTCTCAAAAACCTTCAGGGCCGAAACTAGTGCTCATCACAGAGATATGCTTACAGCAGAACAGTGGAGAGAGCAGAGTGGCCTCTCCCCTGTACAAGACTGCGAGTACATGCTCTGGCTGATAGACATGACAAGCTACCACATAGCCTATAAACTGATGCACAGACTCATCGCTGACACATGCCCCTGGATCCATAATCCTGTCGCTGCATAATCGGTTCAGAAAGACTCGAGCAAGTAGTAGGTCAGCTTAATTAGCTCAACCAAATCATCGCATCACCTTCATAATGGGTCTATTGTGACTACAGTCCCATATCCAGTCTCCATATTCAGAAAGAAATGATTTGTCTTGCACTCGTAACTATTAAACACACCATTATTACACAGAAATCTATATAAGTTGCATCCTAGCTGACTGGCACTCCGAAGACACTTAATTAGAGAGAATTCACCGAGGTGGATGGATGAAGCAGCATAAGTTGCAATTTCAAATTTCTGCAGTGAACCTTCATGATGCCTGATCTAGCTTCTGCAGCTTCGCCTTGGCGATATCAAGTTGCTCTGAGTAAGAATCAGAGAGGGAGGAACCATGTTACCATCACCAGGAAGCACACAGaaaaagaagaaaacaattaaCACCACCAATTCCAACCACAACAACAAGAAGAAAAGCGAGCAATGAGCATCGACCGTACTCTGCTGGGACGCGACGGCGGATTTGATGTCCTTGCGGAAGAAGATGTTGCAGGTCTTCTGGTACGCGGCCTGAGCGTTTTTGCAACAAGTCAGACAAGTGGTAAGTTGTCAGTTGTTACTACCTACCACTATTATATACCCATCACACTAAAAAAGCCCAATTGACCACTATCATACCAAATTCATTCATGCATTAATTCATCCTCATGTTCACCCGGGTCAGGGAGTTGGAGATGAAGGAGGGATGCTTACCCTGGATGGAGGCAGGTTGTTGAGCTCCCCAATCGCCACTTGGTGCGCTCTTACCTGAACCAAATAGCACATGCAGATTACATCTATCTTTTACCATCGGCGAATGAAACAAATCCAAACTCCAAAGGACTGCAAGGCGCACAAGGTGTAGAGAAACATCCATCAGGGGACGACAGATAGCCCTAGTACCTCCTTCATAAGCTCCATCTTCTTCATGTCCGCCTCCTTCGCCGCCGCTGGTGCCGAAGCTGGAGGCCCGCTTCAGGCTTTAGGGAACCTCAGTCAGCCGACCGCGGTGTAGCTACGGAACGAGAAGGACCCTTAAATTAGCGTTGAAACCACGCCGCCGCAAAAACCGAATCTAGTGGGATTCCAAAGCCACCCCGGCGAACCCACGGCCGATCCAGAAGCGAGCGCTCGGCTGCGGCTACTAGAAGGAAGAGGGGCGGGAGAGGGGGACCTGAAGAAGTGGCGCCGCGGTGGAGACGGGAGggcggaggacgacggcggcggcgaccgggGAAAGAAGGGATGGGACCAAGAGACCGGGAGAGCGGAGGACGACGATGCGTGTCGGCGACGCTCATCTGGTAGGCCCTGACTATACCTGGCCATGGGAAGCCCGGCCCGACGCTGCCCCCGGGCCGGGCTCAGGCCTAGATTTTGAGCCTGAAGGCTGGGACGGGCCCGGGCCCATCGTGTTCACGTTTTTCTGAGGGTCGGGCCGGGCCGGCCCAGAGCCCGATGGGCTTTTACGTGTTCGGGTCGGGCTTGGGCCCATAAAACAAGCCCGATGGCCAGGCTGGGACGGGCCCAGGCCTGGGTTTTTTGCGTCGGGTTTGGCTAGGCCCGGCCCAGCCCGAGGTATGGCCAGGTATAGCCCTGACTAACGGCCCATGTATGCAAACCTGACCAGATGGGCCGGCCTGGCCTAAACAGGCCAGGCAAGGCACAACCACGCTCGGCACATCAAGGAAACGAGCTGGCCCATCGCATGTTTAGCCCCTGATTTTGCGCTGTTTTAGGGGTTAATATACATTTAAAAATTAACAAAAGTAAATAGGTCGTGTCATTCCCAGCCTCCCGGCCCAGGCACGGCCCTAGGTAGGGCCGTGTTCTGGGACGAGTCAATTATAAAATTTGTCGGGTTAGGCCCACCACAGCCCGGGCACGTGGGCTATCGGGCAAGCTCAAAAGGATCGGCCAATTTGGCCACCTTTGTATATAGCCTGGCCTAAATTCCTACAACCAAGCTTAGGGGAAATAGACTTTTGCATCATTGCATGAGTCTTCTGATGAAATGATGGCAAAATTTTAGCATTCCATAATCTAAAGTATATCAAATGCTTGGAGATATCATTGTGCACAAACCTAACATCTATTTCATTCAAAAGGTTTAAGTCTGCTCATTTCTTTAAAGAATTTGAAAATAGAGTGCTGCATACAACTTTTTTCCCTTCAGATGTTGTGCCAGAGCACACCCATGAAGGCATGATAACTACAATTGATGCGGCTCTTCCATTTCTTGAAAGTCTCTATATTAAATTATGTTCAATAACAGGGAAGTGGCTATCTCTGATATTGCGACATTCGCCAACCCTGAAGGAACTAGATTTATGTTGCTGCCCACAGCTGAAAGAAAAGATACAGTTAAAATTTCTCCCAGCTTCCGAGGCTTCGTTATCAAGATATCTAGATGGCGCATTCCAAAGCTCAGTTCGAACGTCATCAGGATATGTTGATATAGTTCTGGGACAACCTAATTATAAAAATGTGTCGGGCTAGGCCCACCACAGCCCGGGCACATGGGCTATTGGGCCCGCACACCAGGATTGGCCCATTTGGCCACCTTTGGTATACAACCTGGCCTAAATTCCTACAACCAAGCTTAGGGGTGCTAACGCAGTAATCAAGGAGCCTCAATTGTTTTTAAATGCTTCCAGGCCATGCAGGACGAGACGGAGCATGTTAATTTCTGCCACGAACGAAGGGAGGTTAACATAGCTAAGAATGCTCTTGCGTTTATCTCTGGCTCCTAGATTCGTTGGATTATGTAAAACTTTCTAATGAGAGATTTAATAAAGTCCGCATTtccctcaaaaaaacaaaaacaaccATACGGAGCGCCTCCCAGCGATTCAGGCACCTGGATATTGCGCTAGGGGACTCCTTCGTCGAGTCCCCTCTAGTGTACTTGGGGGGCTCTTTGGTTCACAACCTGAGAAACTTGCCTGAAAAAATGAGCGCCCGGGGCGAACATTGATTGCTCTGCCTGAGTCAGGCCTCAATTTTGGTGGCCTGGCTCCCGCTAATTACGTGCCGGAAATGCTCATGGCTAGCTGGTCGACTTATGCCGAGGCACCAACCAAACAGGGTCCTGGCAGTTGTCCAGCTTGCTCCTGGCCAGGCACATTTCTCTCAGGGCAGCAACCAGACAGTTTGCTTGTTGGTTGACCTTTGACTTTTTAAATAAaaatgtttgcaaatttttaAAAACCTCATGCGTTTGAAAAAATTAAATGAATCAAAAAATGTACACTAACTTTAAAAAAATCGAAATTAAAAAACATTCCTGAATAATCTCAAATTTgcgaaataaaataaatggaatAAAACCCGTCATACAATACCAGAAGAAAAATCGTCCAAAACCGATGGAGAAAAAACCGACATGTGCTGCCCATATAGAGCTAACGTAGGGGGAGGTGAGAGCGCTATATACGGTTAACACCTTAAACATTGTGGAATTAATAAAGCTTCGTGAGATTGGCTCAAAAAATATCTACGCTTAACACGTTAAACTTTGTGACGAATTAATAAAGCTTCGCGAGATTGGCTCAAAAAATATCTATGGTTAACACGTGTCAAATAGTTTTTTTTTCAGGAGGGGCTATGTCTTGCTCACCTCGAGTGAGAGTTCTTGCTCAACACAAATTGGCATCAAATCGACATGCTACACTTGAAGTGAGGCGCAAACGGCTGACCAATAACGTGCCAACCTAAGGGCGTGTTCTAAAACTGCCTAGCTTCTCCAAAACTTCTTAGATTCACTATAATTTGCCAGGCAACACTAGCTAGTGGTTATTTTGGGTGTATTCATTTTTCTTCGATTTTTTGCTGTTTTCTAATTTTCATAAATACTCCAAAATGAATGTgtattttcaaaaatatttaaCATGGACTTAAAATGGTTAATGTATCTGAAAATTTTCAACGCatgttttaaaaatgttcacaatatattaaaaaaattcCTCGTAAATAAAAAATGTTCACCGTGTACTTAAAAATATTAACTCTATTTATATTTAAAAATTTCTCCATGTaataaaaaatgttcatcgtgTTTAATAAAAATATAAATGTTTTTCGTTTATTAAAAAATAAACTGCAATAAAACAAAAAAAGTAAGAAAGGACGGAAGGAAAAAAACGAAAACTAACAAATGGGAAACAAAATGCacaacaaaaaataaaaaataaagactTCCGAATGACATCACAAAAGAAACAGCATGAAAAAAATGAAACAAAAGCCACAATAGAAAGAAAAAAACATTgcagcaatgcaactaatgaaaTAGTAGGGGAAAACACAACAGCGGACAACTTAAAAGAATCTTCAGCAGGTTAGCAAATGCAAAAGTGGGCCGAACCAATTTTCCTTGCATGCGGGCGTTGCCCTATCCGTTCGATGTGTGCGGGCATCAAATAGGATTTTCATCCCTCAAAAAACAAATTGTATTTGCCAATGTGAGCATCCGCTCCCTCTCCTCAAGTGACAAGCTATTGGGCCGGAGCAGTACTGCGTTGCTTCATTTGATTGTTAGTTGCTTTCTCTaattttcctttttgtttcttttgtattttttatattttgaaACTAAATATATTTTATTAGCTATTTTTTAAATGTTCATCGTGAATTTTAATAATGTTTATCCAGTGTAGGAAAAAAATTCACACAActtttagaaaatgttcatgaaGTCATATCAGGAGGGTTTTAATCCATTGTCTTTGCGGTAAGAACATGATGCCTTGATATATATGTTTTGGATGATCCCCATACTTATGCAACAAATCCTCTTAATAGTACGGTTATGCTATGACTCCAAAAAAAACCTTCAAGTCTTCGGAAGAATCGGCACCCATTTTATTTTGGAAGTGGGGGGTCAACCAACTCCATATAAACTCATCGAGAGACCAATGTCCTGAGATAAACTTAATAACCGGCATTAGTCTCACTAACCACATTATCATCAACACCAAAATATCATTAGGGACTAAATGCACTTCCAATTTTGTATGTGGTTTGTTATTAGATCGATCTCATTTCAATATCAAACTCAATTCAAACACAACTTGCCCAACATAGTATTGAACCAACATGAACATGTAAACCACATTTGATCAAAGCTAAAGCATCATGCCATCTGTTGCTAATCTCCACATAAAAACAATATATACTATAATCTATTTGTGTGTGGCTATTATACCAGAAACCACTCTTGGGATATTTGTAAGATTGTGTGCTTTATATATATTTCTCAAGATATTTAAGGATATTAAAATATGCACCATAACGCACATACATACACTATAATTTTACACAAATTTTATATAATAATCGATGACACTATGAGATTTCATTCATTTCTATTTTTAGGGTTTAAGGGGTTCCAACATATATTTTAAGAGCTATTATTTGAAAACAGAAAAATTTGTGCATACATGATACAATTTACATTTAGTATGGTGTGTGTGGGGTGTATTCAATGGTTGATGTTAGAAATTCATATCAAAAAATGTTATTATTAATTATGGCTAAATAAAATATAATAGTTAACTTTATAGTTTTCTATAATAAATCAAAGTAAGTATGAAAGTTTAGTACAAATTTTATATGTTTTAACTCGCTTCGAGCCTAATGTTTGGATTATCATTGTAGATATGATGCCATATATATCGATCTCATCCATCACAAACTTTCATACTGTGTAGTTTacaatgcaatgaaatgaacaaaATGTCTAGCTTTGGATGGTTTGCACTGCAATGAAATTTTGCCAATTGTACACCATTTGCCTATAGTAACCAATTCTGTATACAGAGGGGTTATCAAACCGGGAATATACCTCATAttgagaaattcaaattcttttTACAACATATAGTCGTATCAGTGAGAAAGTTGAGGACATTGGTGTTAATGGGGTAATATGGCTATTTTTTCTTCAAAGCATCCAAGATGTCTTTGAATAAGAACATAATCACGTCTGCTGCAAATGTATGCAATATCTCCTGATTTTAATTCTTTTCTGTGTAGCTCGGAAAATCACACACATCTTTGGTATATAACAATTCAGGATGGTCATACTAGCTTT is part of the Triticum urartu cultivar G1812 unplaced genomic scaffold, Tu2.1 TuUngrouped_contig_5208, whole genome shotgun sequence genome and harbors:
- the LOC125528911 gene encoding uncharacterized protein LOC125528911 produces the protein MKKMELMKEVRAHQVAIGELNNLPPSRAAYQKTCNIFFRKDIKSAVASQQKQLDIAKAKLQKLDQAS